CCGACGGGAAGACGCGCGCGATCAGGTCTCGCACAGCGTCGTAGTTGTCGGCCAGGCCGAACCAATCCACCAGGGGATCCTCGCCGAACGTCGCCGCCGCGATCCCCGCGACGATCGCCGGCTCGGACAGCAGGTGCTCGGACGCCGGCGCGTTGAGACCGCGCGACGCATGGACCATGGACATGGAGTCCTCGACCGTCACCGCCTGACGGACCCCGCCCCGGACGTCCATCTCGGTGCGGCCCAGACACGGCAGCAGCAAGGCCGCCTTGCCGACCAGCAGATGGGTGCGATTGGGTTTAGTCGCGACATGCACAGCCATATCCAGCTTGCGCATGGCGGCGAAGGTGCGGGTGGGATCGGGGGCGGCCACGGCGAAGTTTCCGCCCAAGCCCACGAACACCTTGGCCCGTCCCGCCTCCATCGCCCCGATCGCCTCGACCACGGTGTGGCCGTGAGCGCGCGGCGGCTCGAAGCCGAAGACGTCGCGGATCGCGTCCAGAAGCGCGGTCGGCGGCTTCTCCCAGACCCCCACGGTGCGCGCGCCCTGAACGTTGGAATGGCCGCGCAACGGGCAGATGCCAGCGCCGGGCCGTCCGATATTGCCCCGCATCAGCAGCAGATTGACCAGTTGCTGAACCGTGCTCGAGCTATCGCGGTGCTGGGTCAGGCCCATGCCGTAGCAGAGGATCGCCGCCTTGGCCTTAGCGTAGATGGCGGCGGCCTCCTCGATCCGCGCGCGCGGCAGGCCGCATCCTGCCTCGATCGTCGACCAGTCAAGCGCTTCGACCTGCTCGACAACGGCGTCGAAGCCCGTCGTGTGCTCGGCAATGAAGGCGTGGTCCAGAACCCCGCCGTCCCGCACCTCCAGAGCCAGCAGGGCCTTCATCATGCCCTGGACCAGCATCGCGTCGCCGCCGATCGTCACCTGGTAGTAGGCCGACGCGATGGGCGTAGAGCCCAGGGTCGCCATCTCGACCGGATCTTGCGGCGAGGCGAAGCGCTCCAGCGCCCGCTCCTTCAGCGGATTGAAGGCCAGGATCGTCGCGCCGCGCCGGCTGGCTTCGCGCAGGGTCGCCATCATTCGCGGGTGGTTGGTGCCGGGATTGTGGCCGAAACACAGGATCAGGTCGGCGTGGTCGAAATCCTCCAGCGTCACCGAGCCCTTGCCCAGGCCGATCGAGTCCGGCAGGCCCACGCTGGTGGGCTCGTGGCACATGTTCGAACAGTCGGGGAAGTTGTTGGTCCCGAACCGCCGACCGAGCAACTGATACAGGAACGCCGCCTCGTTCGACGCGCGGCCCGAGGCGTAGAACTCGGCCTCGTTCGGATCGTTCAAGGCCTTCAGCGCCGCGCCGACATGCGAGAAGGCGTCCGCCCAGGTGATCGCCTTGTAGCGATCGTCGGTCGGGTCATAGGCCATCGGCTCGGTCAGACGGCC
The DNA window shown above is from Caulobacter sp. FWC26 and carries:
- a CDS encoding FdhF/YdeP family oxidoreductase, which codes for MADNKIPGVRTYDAPAGGWGALKAVAGALSDQETVIEGGKTLLHANQPEGFDCPGCAWPDPKHTSSFEFCENGAKAVAWEATTKRATPEVFARHTVSELLTWSDHQIEDLGRLTEPMAYDPTDDRYKAITWADAFSHVGAALKALNDPNEAEFYASGRASNEAAFLYQLLGRRFGTNNFPDCSNMCHEPTSVGLPDSIGLGKGSVTLEDFDHADLILCFGHNPGTNHPRMMATLREASRRGATILAFNPLKERALERFASPQDPVEMATLGSTPIASAYYQVTIGGDAMLVQGMMKALLALEVRDGGVLDHAFIAEHTTGFDAVVEQVEALDWSTIEAGCGLPRARIEEAAAIYAKAKAAILCYGMGLTQHRDSSSTVQQLVNLLLMRGNIGRPGAGICPLRGHSNVQGARTVGVWEKPPTALLDAIRDVFGFEPPRAHGHTVVEAIGAMEAGRAKVFVGLGGNFAVAAPDPTRTFAAMRKLDMAVHVATKPNRTHLLVGKAALLLPCLGRTEMDVRGGVRQAVTVEDSMSMVHASRGLNAPASEHLLSEPAIVAGIAAATFGEDPLVDWFGLADNYDAVRDLIARVFPSAFADYNERVRIPGGFRLPVGPSNRVWRTASGKANFLVYDPKGGDPRRGDRDVMLLTTLRSHDQYNTTIYGQDDRYRGVFGRRDVVFASPEDIARLGLAAGDRVDLAAAFDEGGRRVARGFTLVARDIPPGCLAAYYPETNVVIALDDHDQRSGTPAYKSAPVRLRRSALNESGC